A single Stigmatopora argus isolate UIUO_Sarg chromosome 7, RoL_Sarg_1.0, whole genome shotgun sequence DNA region contains:
- the LOC144077316 gene encoding synaptogyrin-1-like isoform X1, producing MEGMQAYGAGKAGGAFDPVTFFQQPQTILRIVSWLFSIVIFACIANEGYINRPNEVQEYCIFNQNQNACNYGVFMGSMAFLCCLAFLALDVYFPQISSVKDRKKAVLADIGVSAFWSFMWFVGFCFLANQWQATNQDDDPLRERGDAARAAITFSFFSIFTWAGLGFLGYQRYKLGSDSALFSQEYTDPSQDAAGGSGPYTSFGNDDPESGGGGNGQAGDSVFDGTTGYQRQDY from the exons ATGGAAGGGATGCAAGCGTACGGAGCCGGGAAAGCCGGAGGAGCCTTCGACCCGGTCACCTTCTTCCAGCAACCTCAGACTATATTGCGCATCGTGTCGTGG CTCTTCTCCATTGTCATCTTTGCCTGCATCGCCAATGAGGGCTACATAAACAGACCCAATGAGGTGCAGGAGTACTGCATTTTCAACCAGAACCAGAATGCCTGCAACTATGGCGTCTTCATGGGCTCCATGGCCTTCCTGTGCTGCTTGGCCTTCCTGGCCCTGGATGTCTACTTCCCGCAGATTAGCAGCGTCAAAGACCGCAAGAAGGCAGTTCTGGCCGACATTGGCGTGTCAG CCTTTTGGTCGTTCATGTGGTTCGTGGGTTTCTGCTTCCTGGCCAATCAGTGGCAGGCAACCAACCAGGATGACGACCCACTGAGAGAGCGTGGAGATGCAGCCCGAGCTGCCATTACCTTCTCCTTCTTCTCCATCTTTACTTGG GCGGGGCTGGGCTTCCTGGGCTACCAGAGGTACAAGCTGGGGTCCGATTCGGCCCTTTTCTCACAGGAGTACACTGACCCCAGTCAGGATGCGGCGGGTGGAAGTGGACCCTACACTTCCTTTGGCAATGATGACCCGGAGAGTGGCGGAGGAGGCAATGGACAAGCAGGGGACAGCGTTTTTGATGGTACCACTGGATATCAACGTCAGGACTACTAA
- the LOC144077316 gene encoding synaptogyrin-1-like isoform X2, which yields MEGMQAYGAGKAGGAFDPVTFFQQPQTILRIVSWLFSIVIFACIANEGYINRPNEVQEYCIFNQNQNACNYGVFMGSMAFLCCLAFLALDVYFPQISSVKDRKKAVLADIGVSAFWSFMWFVGFCFLANQWQATNQDDDPLRERGDAARAAITFSFFSIFTWGAQALFSMEKFKNVSFEEEYTKLFPPQPHQPLV from the exons ATGGAAGGGATGCAAGCGTACGGAGCCGGGAAAGCCGGAGGAGCCTTCGACCCGGTCACCTTCTTCCAGCAACCTCAGACTATATTGCGCATCGTGTCGTGG CTCTTCTCCATTGTCATCTTTGCCTGCATCGCCAATGAGGGCTACATAAACAGACCCAATGAGGTGCAGGAGTACTGCATTTTCAACCAGAACCAGAATGCCTGCAACTATGGCGTCTTCATGGGCTCCATGGCCTTCCTGTGCTGCTTGGCCTTCCTGGCCCTGGATGTCTACTTCCCGCAGATTAGCAGCGTCAAAGACCGCAAGAAGGCAGTTCTGGCCGACATTGGCGTGTCAG CCTTTTGGTCGTTCATGTGGTTCGTGGGTTTCTGCTTCCTGGCCAATCAGTGGCAGGCAACCAACCAGGATGACGACCCACTGAGAGAGCGTGGAGATGCAGCCCGAGCTGCCATTACCTTCTCCTTCTTCTCCATCTTTACTTGG GGTGCCCAGGCTCTGTTCTCCATGGAGAAGTTTAAGAACGTGTCCTTTGAAGAGGAATACACAAAGTTATTCCCACCACAGCCTCATCAACCTCTTGTCTAA